The following are encoded in a window of Cyprinus carpio isolate SPL01 chromosome B18, ASM1834038v1, whole genome shotgun sequence genomic DNA:
- the LOC109108936 gene encoding CUB and zona pellucida-like domain-containing protein 1 has translation MTTSELPTTTIATTTQTTTTFPITTTATTTTTTLALSKIPLQFSLQVDGPAPSCTEGEYLPRFLHPTPHHGEQLSARVNQELEIRVKASASFSTIIDVIISGPLNSTKYKTTTGEYVINWTPTAENYGQHFPFCFIAEGQFGSNIYHSEMRCVVAKVNGKGPEANVTCSQNSMSVTIKRSSIKNLHGDHLRLINPSCRVYTNSTHLFTNTLLNDCGTQIEENNNELIFKNKIITFDDPRDIITRKDNLEIEILCKYQKRTNVTLDFYTHRPPIFISEKGFGTFNYQFEFYASANFQNSRHPESYPLEYDVGDKIFMKIEPVTPVLNTEIFLESCVATPYDNPNYPVSYPIIKNGCTVDETVGFFSSHQPYVQFEMEAFKFIGFHDQVFISCSIIICEANNPYTRCSQGCINSTVAPPAHHHHRREAPIQTGSHVISQGPLRLKRSASQVTVSPGLNLNLVVVAVCLVATVAMVCGVIVYRARGQRIRYQPLSSHDF, from the exons ACAACAATAGCCACTACTACACAAACAACAACCACATTTCCAATAACAacaactgcaacaacaacaacaacaactttggcACTGAGTAAAATACCTCTTCAGTTTTCGCTTCAAG TTGATGGTCCAGCACCATCTTGCACTGAGGGTGAATATCTACCAAGGTTTCTCCACCCAACTCCACATCACGGAGAACAACTGAGCGCTCGTGTAAATCAAGAGCTTGAGATCAGAGTGAAAGCTTCTGCATCTTTTTCAAC AATCATTGATGTCATCATTAGTGGACCTCTGAACAGCACAaaatacaaaaccaccactggggAATATGTAATCAACTGGACACCAACTGCAGAAAACTATGGCCAACATTTTCCATTTTGCTTCATCGCAGAAGGACAATTTGG ATCTAATATTTACCACTCTGAGATGAGGTGCGTTGTTGCAAAGGTGAATGGTAAAG gACCTGAGGCAAATGTAACCTGCTCTCAAAACTCAATGTCAGTGACAATTAAGAGATCCTCTATCAAAAACCTCCATGGTGACCACTTGAGACTGATAAATCCGTCTTGTCGGGTTTACACTAACAGTACCCACCTGTTCACCAACACACTTCTAAATGACTGTGGCACTCAgattgag GAGAACAATAATGAACTCATCTTCAAgaataaaatcattacatttgaTGATCCCAGGGACATTATAACCAGAAAGGATAACCTAGAAATTGAAATCCTGTGCAAGTACCAGAAAAGGACCAACGTTACTCTGGATTTCTATACTCACAGACCACCAATCTTTATCTCAGAAAAAGGTTTTGGCACATTCAACTATCAGTTTGAGTTTTATGCTTCTGCAAATTTCCAGAACAGCAGACATCCAGAATCTTACCCGCTTGAGTATGATGTGGGCGACAAGATCTTCATGAAGATTGAGCCCGTCACTCCAGTCCTAAACACCGAGATCTTCCTCGAGTCATGTGTGGCTACTCCTTACGATAATCCCAATTACCCCGTCTCCTATCCTATCATCAAGAACGG atgcacTGTGGATGAAACGGTTGGGTTTTTCTCAAGTCACCAACCATATGTCCAGTTTGAAATGGAGGCCTTCAAATTCATTGGGTTCCATGACCAG GTGTTCATCAGCTGCTCAATCATCATATGCGAGGCCAACAATCCCTACACCCGCTGCTCTCAGGGCTGCATCAACAGCACAGTCGCTCCACCGGCCCACCACCATCACAGAAGAGAGGCTCCCATCCAGACCGGCAGTCACGTCATCTCCCAGGGGCCCCTGCGGCTGAAGAGGAGCGCATCTC AGGTCACCGTAAGCCCGGGTCTGAATCTAAACCTTGTTGTCGTCGCTGTTTGTCTTGTGGCAACAGTAGCCATGGTGTGTGGAGTGATTGTCTACAGAGCCAGAGGACAAAGGATCAGATACCAACCCTTGTCATCACACGACTTTTAG
- the LOC109108937 gene encoding regulator of G-protein signaling 9-binding protein-like, whose product MGKDECKTMLDALNKVTACYRHLVIALGSTSDSQNLREELKKTRNKAQELAVANRTKLTALLKDKNISKDDRAEYERLWVLFTSSVELLEVDMKRSLEIGQDFPLKVPTRHLIQTGMTGSTTTVAARAMSVQNMKYEADANIDTVDLKELETEIAQVDQMMEEMEMKVQVAPWAVEAKQEAGAELKSTVSVGNSSVGVISICEEEPKETVEGETGLMKVFAGIIFTGVLLIAGILGYLVVNL is encoded by the coding sequence ATGGGCAAAGACGAATGCAAGACCATGTTAGACGCGCTTAACAAAGTCACAGCTTGCTACAGGCATCTGGTCATCGCTTTGGGGAGCACATCTGATTCCCAAAACCTCCGAGAGGAACTTAAAAAGACCCGAAACAAAGCCCAGGAGCTGGCTGTGGCCAACAGGACTAAGCTCACGGCTCTTCTGAAGGACAAAAACATCAGCAAAGATGATCGAGCCGAATACGAGCGCCTCTGGGTGCTCTTCACCAGCAGCGTGGAGCTCCTGGAGGTGGACATGAAACGGTCCTTGGAGATCGGACAGGATTTTCCTCTCAAAGTGCCGACGAGACACCTCATCCAGACGGGAATGACAGGCAGCACCACCACCGTCGCAGCCCGAGCCATGAGCGTCCAAAACATGAAGTACGAAGCCGACGCGAACATCGACACGGTGGACCTCAAAGAGCTGGAGACCGAGATCGCTCAGGTGGACCAGATGATGGAGGAGATGGAGATGAAGGTCCAGGTGGCGCCGTGGGCAGTCGAGGCAAAGCAAGAGGCAGGAGCCGAGTTGAAATCCACCGTCAGCGTTGGGAATTCATCGGTTGGTGTCATCTCCATCTGCGAGGAGGAACCCAAAGAAACGGTGGAAGGAGAAACTGGGCTGATGAAAGTATTTGCAGGGATCATTTTCACTGGTGTTTTGCTCATAGCTGGAATTCTGGGGTACCTGGTGGTTAATCTATAA
- the LOC109109463 gene encoding uncharacterized protein LOC109109463, whose protein sequence is MMSSAVVLNLLLLVSIASAGHHYGGSVTFSPKGTNADGSMRVEFRFKRTYDWCMPSWWYCASGDCGYESTSVEGEIDSSSNGRSGYTNSWCQSENVVTRNIHGNTPFDLQDSSCCWVPTVNGVGSWFFQAHVDLGIRADTNQPNRSPVTTTLQLLRVPQNCPRKYHLIAYDPDGDQVRCRYGAQQGAECATCDQPSGFHLDQRACTLDYSYAYTTGVYGFELIVEDFPKKHTTLAYTDGSSSYRCALSGGRHRRSINVTPYPWYYQSYTTVPWWQQTTPSQWWLWWQNQQSTTAAPATTPWWWWQQQYTTAAPPVTAQWWWWLQTTTTTTTTEPPQEYTTSMTSHQRSYEPFSKLPLQFSLLVDSAAPSCTEGHYIPHFVSPTPRNGDEIQATPRREVEIRVKAAAAYTTVTDVIISGPLNITKHALSTGEYAIRWTPTSNDLGDHFPVCFIAESMSGSSVYQSEMRCVIITVGRQTVDANVICTATNMVIEIEQLHSVGLHKDYLRLNDPACTLDSNGTHVLANFSLNACGTMIEEDEEFIIFKNEIFSTDDPNSIITRKHEVEIEFSCRYEKKNNISLEFTARRHITTITEKGFGTLTYSFGLFKTANYHTEIDVTAYPAEYELGEMIYMQIESQSTINNTELFVESCVATPYSDPNYQTSYTIIQNGCILDETVEFYTSHQPVVRFGLQAFQFIGMHEQVFLSCSVILCEANNPYTRCSQGCINSTVAPPAHHHHRREAPIQTGSHLVSQGPLRLKRSIEEHEVSSTVLNLNLVFIAGCVLAAVGMVCGVLIYRTKRSDVKYQALKSDEI, encoded by the exons ATGATGTCCTCGGCTGTGGTGTTGAATCTTCTGCTTCTGGTGTCCATTGCTTCAGCAGGACACCACTATGGAGGCTCAGTGACCTTCAGCCCTAAAGGAACCAATGCAGATGGGAGCATGAGG GTTGAGTTTCGATTCAAGCGAACCTATGACTGGTGTATGCCTAGTTGGTGGTACTGCGCCTCTGGAGATTGTGGCTATGAATCCACCAGTGTAGAAGGTGAAATCGATAGCAGCTCTAATGGCAGAAGTGGTTACACCAACAGTTGGTGCCAATCAGAAAATGTTGTTACAAGAAACATCCATGGAAACACACCCTTTGACCTGCA GGACTCTTCATGCTGCTGGGTGCCCACAGTCAACGGTGTTGGTTCATGGTTCTTCCAGGCACATGTAGATCTAGGCATAAGAGCTGATACCAATCAACCTAACCGCTCACCTGTCACCACTACTTTACAACTTCTACG tgTACCCCAAAACTGTCCTCGTAAATATCATCTGATAGCCTATGACCCAGATGGTGACCAGGTCAGATGTAGATATGGAGCTCAGCAGGGTGCTGAATGTGCCACATGTGACCAGCCTAGTGGTTTCCACCTAGATCAA CGTGCCTGCACACTGGACTACAGTTATGCCTACACAACAGGCGTCTACGGATTTGAGCTGATTGTGGAGGATTTCCCCAAGAAACACACCACTCTGGCTTATACTGATGGCTCCAGCTCTTACAGATGCGCTCTGAGTGGTGGAAGACACCGAAGGTCAATTAATGTGACTCCGTACCCCTGGTATTACCAAAGTTACACAACTGTACCATGGTGGCAACAAACTACTCCTTCACAATGGTGGTTGTGGTGGCAAAACCAACAGTCGACCACCGCTGCACCTGCAACTACTCCATGGTGGTGGTGGCAACAGCAATACACAACCGCTGCTCCACCTGTAACGGCCCAATGGTGGTGGTGGCTGCAGACCACAACcacaactacaacaacagaacCACCTCAAGAGTACACCACTTCCATGACTTCACATCAGCGGTCTTACGAACCTTTCAGCAAGCTCCCTCTGCAATTCAGTCTTCTCG TTGATTCAGCTGCTCCTTCATGCACCGAGGGACATTACATACCTCACTTTGTGTCACCGACTCCACGCAATGGAGATGAAATCCAAGCTACGCCACGCCGTGAAGTGGAAATCCGGGTTAAGGCTGCAGCAGCTTATACAAC GGTTACTGATGTCATTATCAGCGGTCCTTTGAACATAACTAAGCATGCTTTGAGCACTGGAGAGTACGCAATCAGATGGACACCAACGAGCAACGACCTCGGAGATCATTTCCCCGTGTGTTTCATTGCTGAGAGCATGAGCGG AAGCAGCGTTTATCAGTCTGAAATGAGATGTGTCATTATCACCGTTGGACGCCAGACTG TGGATGCAAATGTGATTTGCACCGCAACCAACATGGTCATTGAAATTGAGCAGCTGCACTCCGTCGGGCTCCACAAGGACTATCTGCGACTCAATGATCCTGCCTGCACTTTGGACTCAAACGGCACTCATGTGTTGGCAAACTTCTCCCTCAATGCTTGTGGTACCATGATTGAG GAGGATGAAGAGTTCATCATTTTCAAGAATGAAATTTTCTCAACCGATGACCCAAACAGCATCATTACCAGAAAGCATGAGGTGGAGATTGAGTTCTCCTGTCGTTACGAGAAGAAAAACAACATCTCACTGGAATTCACCGCACGGAGACACATAACCACCATCACCGAGAAAGGCTTCGGTACCCTCACCTACAGCTTCGGACTCTTCAAAACAGCAAACTACCACACAGAAATAGACGTGACTGCATATCCGGCGGAGTATGAGCTTGGGGAGATGATTTACATGCAGATTGAATCCCAGTCTACAATCAACAACACCGAGCTTTTTGTCGAATCATGTGTCGCGACACCATACAGTGACCCCAACTACCAAACATCCTACACAATCATCCAAAACGG GTGCATCTTGGATGAAACGGTTGAGTTCTACACAAGCCACCAGCCAGTGGTCCGCTTTGGCCTGCAAGCCTTCCAGTTCATCGGAATGCATGAGCAG GTGTTCCTCAGCTGTTCAGTGATTCTGTGCGAGGCCAACAATCCCTACACCCGCTGCTCTCAGGGCTGCATCAACAGCACAGTCGCTCCACCAGCACACCACCATCACAGAAGAGAGGCTCCCATCCAGACCGGCAGTCACTTAGTCTCCCAGGGGCCCCTGCGGCTGAAGAGGAGCATAGAGGAGCATGAAG TGTCCTCCACAGTCTTGAACTTGAATCTGGTTTTCATTGCCGGATGTGTCCTCGCAGCTGTTGGCATGGTGTGTGGTGTTCTCATCTACAGAACCAAGAGATCAGACGTCAAATATCAGGCTCTTAAATCAGATGAAATTTAA